The following proteins come from a genomic window of Micromonospora zamorensis:
- a CDS encoding HAD family hydrolase, which produces MPALTVGFDLDMTLVDSRPGIAATFEALTARTGVPVDADLAVSRLGPPLRTELAYWFPPGEVESAVRAYRELYPAYAITPTVPLPGAREAIDAIRARGGRVLVVTAKMGRLARLHLDHLGLTVDELAGDLFAEQKATALREHDATHYVGDHVADMVAAGAAGVPGIGVATGPCSPDELHAAGAEVVLNDLTQFPAALDDMIQLALEQ; this is translated from the coding sequence ATGCCCGCACTGACCGTCGGTTTCGATCTCGACATGACCCTGGTCGACTCCCGCCCCGGCATCGCCGCGACCTTCGAGGCGCTGACCGCGCGGACGGGCGTGCCGGTGGACGCCGACCTGGCGGTGTCCCGGCTCGGGCCGCCGCTGCGCACCGAGCTGGCGTACTGGTTCCCGCCGGGAGAGGTCGAGTCGGCGGTTCGCGCGTACCGCGAGCTGTACCCGGCGTATGCGATCACCCCGACGGTCCCGCTGCCGGGCGCGCGGGAGGCCATCGACGCCATCCGGGCCCGGGGCGGCCGTGTGCTGGTCGTCACAGCGAAGATGGGCCGGCTGGCCCGGCTGCACCTGGACCACCTCGGTCTCACCGTCGACGAGTTGGCCGGTGACCTGTTCGCCGAGCAGAAGGCGACCGCTCTGCGGGAGCACGACGCGACCCACTACGTCGGCGACCATGTGGCGGACATGGTGGCGGCGGGGGCGGCCGGGGTGCCGGGGATCGGCGTGGCGACCGGCCCGTGCTCTCCGGACGAGCTGCACGCGGCAGGCGCGGAAGTCGTGTTGAACGACCTCACCCAATTCCCGGCGGCGCTCGACGACATGATCCAGCTAGCCTTGGAGCAGTAG
- a CDS encoding cold-shock protein: MPTGRVKWYDTAKGYGFVTSDEGGDVFLSKAALPAGVTDLKGGQRVDFSVVDSRRGAQAMGVKLLDAPPSMAELRRRPAEELHGLVEDMIKLLEAKVQPDLRRGRYPDKKTAQKIAQLVHAVANELEV, translated from the coding sequence GTGCCTACGGGTCGAGTGAAGTGGTACGACACGGCCAAGGGATACGGCTTCGTCACGAGTGACGAGGGCGGCGACGTGTTCCTGTCCAAGGCGGCGCTGCCGGCGGGTGTCACCGACCTCAAGGGTGGCCAGCGGGTCGACTTCAGCGTGGTGGACAGCCGCCGGGGCGCACAGGCCATGGGCGTCAAACTGCTGGACGCGCCGCCGTCGATGGCCGAGTTGCGCCGTCGACCGGCCGAGGAACTGCACGGTCTCGTCGAGGACATGATCAAGCTGCTGGAGGCGAAGGTCCAGCCGGACCTGCGTCGGGGCCGGTACCCGGACAAGAAGACCGCGCAGAAGATCGCTCAGCTGGTCCACGCGGTGGCGAACGAGCTGGAGGTCTGA
- a CDS encoding 1,4-dihydroxy-6-naphthoate synthase, with translation MALSLAISPCPNDTFVFHALVHGRVPGAPPVEVTYADVDVTNTAAEQGAFDLVKVSFAALPWLLDDYHLLPCGGALGRGCGPLVLTRGDRDGGPDRTDLTGATVAVPGDRTTAYLLFRLWSAGRPPARIEVVPFHEIMPGVAAGRYDAGLVIHEARFTYHRHGLSALVDLGEWWEADTGLPIPLGAILARRGAVDPEAAAGWVRESVRQAWADPAASREYVLAHAQEMELDVVDRHIGLYVNEFTADLGEAGFAAVAALLDRAATAGLVPQTSSSFATAWTS, from the coding sequence GTGGCGCTCTCTCTGGCGATCTCGCCCTGCCCCAACGACACGTTCGTCTTCCACGCGCTCGTGCACGGGCGGGTGCCCGGCGCGCCGCCGGTCGAGGTGACGTACGCCGACGTGGACGTCACCAACACGGCGGCCGAGCAGGGCGCCTTCGACCTGGTGAAGGTGAGCTTCGCGGCGCTGCCGTGGCTGCTCGACGACTACCACCTGCTGCCCTGCGGTGGCGCGCTCGGTCGTGGCTGCGGCCCGCTGGTGCTCACCCGGGGCGACCGCGACGGCGGGCCGGACCGCACCGACCTGACCGGCGCCACGGTGGCGGTGCCGGGTGACCGGACCACCGCGTACCTGCTGTTCCGGCTCTGGTCGGCCGGACGACCGCCGGCCCGGATCGAGGTGGTTCCGTTCCACGAGATCATGCCGGGCGTCGCGGCCGGCCGCTACGACGCTGGGCTGGTCATCCACGAGGCCCGGTTCACATACCACCGGCACGGCCTCAGCGCGCTGGTCGACCTCGGTGAGTGGTGGGAGGCCGACACCGGCCTGCCCATTCCGCTCGGCGCGATTCTGGCCCGCCGCGGCGCGGTGGACCCGGAGGCCGCGGCCGGCTGGGTCCGCGAGTCCGTCCGGCAGGCCTGGGCGGACCCGGCGGCCAGCCGGGAGTACGTGCTGGCGCACGCCCAGGAGATGGAACTCGACGTGGTGGACCGGCACATCGGCCTCTACGTCAACGAGTTCACCGCAGACCTGGGCGAGGCCGGTTTCGCCGCGGTGGCGGCACTGCTCGACCGGGCCGCCACCGCCGGGCTGGTGCCTCAGACCTCCAGCTCGTTCGCCACCGCGTGGACCAGCTGA
- a CDS encoding helix-turn-helix domain-containing protein gives MAADKSAINVGATLRDLRRRADLSQRELAEQSGIPKSTLARIEAGQGAGPAFRTVERLVRAAGGELVLKLPDAPSSAAVDESPQAPDHELWDELRDEAGRRYPAHLDVRRVLTLKDWPGAWWVHSYTLPQRLWPVRVPELTYDLDRARRDKRRLRDQARARVRFRRAFEGLPATSWRFLAELPGAGPVGELRAHERSLDLLRGEDWGDRRELVLEGVVVAPGLRTLGIARQLIELLASEMAVADIRTVHAIADGGNVVFLLACGFELQPGRPSALTLEVRPTRP, from the coding sequence GTGGCTGCCGACAAGAGTGCGATCAACGTGGGGGCAACCCTGCGGGATCTTCGTCGACGTGCCGACTTGAGCCAGCGCGAGCTGGCCGAGCAGTCGGGGATCCCGAAGAGCACGTTGGCTCGCATCGAGGCGGGGCAGGGTGCCGGGCCGGCGTTCCGCACGGTCGAGCGGCTGGTCCGCGCGGCCGGCGGTGAGCTCGTGCTCAAACTCCCCGACGCCCCCTCCTCCGCGGCGGTTGACGAGTCACCGCAGGCGCCCGACCACGAGCTGTGGGACGAGTTGCGGGACGAGGCCGGTCGCCGCTACCCAGCGCATCTCGACGTCCGTCGAGTCCTGACCCTGAAGGACTGGCCCGGCGCCTGGTGGGTGCATTCCTACACACTTCCGCAGCGGTTGTGGCCGGTACGCGTCCCGGAGCTGACCTACGACCTCGATCGAGCGCGACGTGACAAGCGGCGGTTGCGGGACCAGGCGCGGGCCCGGGTTCGCTTTCGGCGCGCGTTCGAAGGGCTGCCAGCCACGTCGTGGCGCTTTCTCGCCGAGTTGCCAGGGGCCGGGCCGGTCGGTGAGCTGAGGGCCCATGAGCGAAGCCTGGACCTCCTCCGTGGCGAGGATTGGGGCGACCGACGTGAGCTGGTGTTGGAGGGCGTCGTCGTTGCGCCCGGCCTCCGGACCCTGGGCATCGCGCGTCAGCTGATCGAGCTGCTGGCCAGCGAGATGGCAGTCGCTGATATCCGGACCGTCCACGCGATAGCCGACGGTGGCAACGTCGTGTTTCTGCTCGCCTGCGGGTTCGAGCTACAGCCAGGCCGGCCGTCGGCGCTCACCCTCGAAGTCCGTCCTACGCGGCCGTAG
- a CDS encoding futalosine hydrolase, which yields MSGLLVVTAVPAEAEAVRAGLTDPTVTVTPVGVGPAVAGAATARLLALAEAAGRPYRAVVSAGVAGGFIGRVEVGDTVLGTASIAADLGAESPDGFIPVHELGMPPAMLGVGGVVPTDPGLLAALRAALPAATTGPVLTVSTVTGTTASTEELRRRHPEAVAEAMEGYGVAVAAAQAGVPFAELRTISNPIGPRDRDAWRLREALTALTAAAPALR from the coding sequence GTGAGCGGTCTGCTGGTGGTGACCGCGGTACCAGCCGAGGCGGAAGCCGTCCGCGCCGGTCTGACCGATCCCACCGTGACCGTCACCCCGGTTGGCGTGGGCCCGGCCGTCGCCGGTGCCGCCACCGCCAGGCTGCTGGCGCTGGCCGAGGCCGCCGGCCGCCCGTACCGTGCCGTGGTCAGCGCCGGCGTGGCCGGCGGCTTCATCGGGCGGGTCGAGGTCGGCGACACCGTGCTCGGCACCGCCAGCATCGCCGCCGACCTGGGTGCCGAATCACCGGACGGTTTCATCCCCGTCCACGAGTTGGGCATGCCGCCCGCGATGCTGGGTGTCGGCGGCGTGGTGCCGACCGACCCGGGTCTGCTGGCGGCACTGCGGGCAGCCCTCCCGGCGGCCACGACCGGGCCGGTGCTCACCGTCAGCACGGTCACCGGCACCACCGCCAGCACCGAGGAGCTGCGCCGGAGGCATCCGGAGGCGGTCGCCGAGGCCATGGAGGGGTACGGGGTGGCCGTCGCCGCCGCCCAGGCCGGGGTGCCCTTCGCCGAGCTGCGCACCATCTCGAACCCGATCGGCCCCCGCGACCGGGACGCCTGGCGGCTACGCGAGGCCCTCACCGCCCTGACCGCTGCGGCCCCAGCGCTGCGCTGA
- a CDS encoding MFS transporter, which yields MPSYSRSGRSVLGRTVGTGIRAVRLLLRGSLGSGRWVTRRAGSARARGAGGEVGMVRLFDLHALSCAGDTLIAIGLAGTIFFNVPLGEARSKVALYLLVTMVPFAMLAPVVGPLLDHFRHGRRYALAATMLGRAFLAWLISDYIHGFGLYPAAFGVLALSRAYGVARSAAVPRLLPEGLGLSQVGARASVYGTVAGALVAPIGLAAFWFGPQWPLRVASVIFLVGMVISLRLPPKADSEPPERVPRPLRALGRRRGDRPLGRGRPAGRLVIASLIGAATLRAVYGFLLLFLAFAIKKGDLTTVAFGRDLGAEWALGLVGGALAVGTFLATAIGTRLRIHRPTAIQSSSMIIVAGVAVLAVIQFSLVMVALLCLVAALVSGISKLAVDASIQERIPERLRASSFAHSETVLMLAFVAGGGLGLVPFDGRMGIAVAAGVGVLAAIRGVLVAARLRGEKLAGRPLGDDELTEDEPADEPGDAAPTSPAPAQASSPQYDDPSLTPPGYHIYRPSSAVGGPGGGADDETRRESPGSVS from the coding sequence ATGCCGTCGTACTCCCGCTCCGGGCGATCCGTCCTCGGACGGACCGTCGGCACCGGCATTCGCGCCGTTCGTCTGTTGCTGCGTGGTTCGCTGGGCAGCGGCCGCTGGGTGACCCGTCGGGCCGGCAGCGCCCGGGCCCGGGGCGCCGGTGGCGAGGTCGGCATGGTCCGCCTGTTCGACCTGCACGCGCTCTCCTGCGCCGGTGACACCCTGATCGCCATCGGCCTGGCCGGCACGATCTTCTTCAACGTGCCGCTGGGCGAGGCCCGCAGCAAGGTCGCCCTCTACCTGCTGGTGACCATGGTGCCGTTCGCCATGCTCGCCCCCGTGGTGGGCCCGCTGCTGGACCACTTCCGGCACGGCCGGCGGTACGCGCTGGCCGCGACGATGCTGGGCCGCGCCTTCCTGGCCTGGTTGATCTCCGACTACATCCACGGCTTCGGGCTCTATCCGGCCGCGTTCGGGGTGCTCGCGCTGTCCCGGGCGTACGGCGTGGCCCGGTCCGCGGCCGTGCCCCGGTTGTTGCCGGAAGGGCTCGGCCTGTCCCAGGTGGGCGCCCGGGCCAGCGTCTACGGCACGGTCGCGGGTGCGCTGGTCGCGCCGATCGGGTTGGCCGCGTTCTGGTTCGGGCCGCAGTGGCCGCTGCGCGTCGCGTCGGTGATCTTCCTGGTCGGCATGGTGATCTCCCTGCGTCTGCCACCGAAGGCCGATTCGGAGCCACCGGAGCGGGTCCCCCGGCCACTGCGCGCGTTGGGCCGCCGCCGTGGCGATCGGCCGCTGGGCCGAGGCCGACCCGCCGGCCGCCTGGTGATCGCGTCGCTGATCGGCGCCGCGACGCTCCGCGCGGTGTACGGCTTCCTGCTGCTCTTCCTCGCCTTCGCGATCAAGAAGGGCGACCTGACCACTGTCGCGTTCGGCCGGGATCTGGGCGCCGAGTGGGCGCTGGGGCTGGTCGGCGGGGCCCTCGCGGTCGGCACCTTCCTGGCCACCGCCATCGGCACCCGACTGCGCATCCACCGGCCGACCGCCATCCAGTCCAGCAGCATGATCATCGTGGCCGGGGTGGCGGTGCTCGCCGTCATCCAGTTCTCGCTGGTGATGGTCGCCCTGCTCTGCCTGGTCGCCGCGCTGGTCAGCGGGATATCGAAGCTGGCCGTGGACGCCTCGATCCAGGAGCGCATCCCGGAGCGGCTGCGCGCGAGTTCCTTCGCCCATTCGGAGACGGTGCTGATGCTCGCCTTCGTCGCCGGTGGAGGGTTGGGGCTGGTCCCGTTCGACGGTCGGATGGGCATCGCCGTGGCCGCCGGGGTGGGCGTCCTGGCCGCGATCCGGGGTGTGCTGGTCGCCGCCCGGCTGCGCGGCGAGAAGCTGGCCGGCCGGCCGCTCGGCGACGACGAGCTGACCGAGGACGAGCCGGCCGACGAGCCCGGGGACGCCGCGCCCACCTCGCCGGCACCGGCCCAGGCCAGCTCCCCGCAGTACGACGATCCCAGCCTGACCCCTCCCGGCTACCACATCTACCGCCCGTCCTCAGCGGTCGGCGGCCCGGGCGGCGGGGCGGACGACGAGACCCGCCGGGAGTCCCCCGGCTCAGTCTCGTGA
- a CDS encoding DUF3027 domain-containing protein, protein MTRPVSTRAARLDQVCAAAVEVARAGITEVDADDVGDHLQVVAEGERLVTHYFECLLAGYRGWRWAVTVTRVSRSKTVTICETVLLPGSDALLAPGWLPWQERLKPGDLGPGDLLPTSPDDDRLVPGYLLSDDPAVEETAWELGLGRARVLSLEGRMEAAQRWYDGDHGPAAPISAAAPAAARCGTCGFYLPLAGAMRQAFGACGNFYAPDDGRVVSADHGCGAHSETLIEAAETAVEELPTVYDDSAVEAMSVSRAPGSVEAAEPAEPYGHS, encoded by the coding sequence GTGACCAGGCCTGTCTCCACCCGTGCCGCCCGTCTCGACCAGGTCTGCGCCGCCGCCGTCGAGGTGGCCCGCGCTGGCATCACCGAGGTCGACGCCGACGATGTCGGCGATCACCTGCAGGTTGTGGCCGAGGGTGAACGGCTGGTCACCCACTACTTCGAATGCCTCCTCGCCGGCTACCGCGGTTGGCGGTGGGCGGTCACCGTCACCCGGGTGTCGCGCAGCAAGACCGTGACCATCTGCGAGACGGTGCTGCTGCCCGGTTCCGACGCGCTGCTCGCGCCCGGCTGGCTGCCCTGGCAGGAGCGGCTCAAGCCGGGCGACTTGGGTCCGGGCGATCTGCTGCCGACCTCACCGGATGACGACCGGCTGGTCCCCGGCTACCTGCTCTCCGACGACCCGGCGGTCGAGGAGACGGCGTGGGAGCTGGGCCTCGGTCGGGCGCGCGTGCTCTCCCTCGAGGGCCGCATGGAGGCGGCGCAGCGCTGGTATGACGGCGACCACGGCCCCGCCGCGCCCATCTCCGCTGCCGCGCCGGCCGCCGCCCGCTGTGGCACCTGCGGTTTCTATCTGCCGCTGGCCGGTGCAATGCGGCAGGCGTTCGGGGCGTGCGGCAACTTCTACGCCCCCGACGACGGCCGGGTGGTGAGCGCCGACCACGGTTGCGGTGCCCACTCCGAGACGCTGATCGAGGCGGCCGAGACCGCGGTCGAAGAGCTACCCACGGTGTACGACGACAGCGCGGTGGAGGCCATGTCGGTCAGCCGCGCCCCGGGCTCGGTGGAAGCCGCCGAGCCGGCGGAGCCGTACGGGCACTCCTGA
- a CDS encoding DUF2530 domain-containing protein — MPNEQPPRPAPLDPPMVPFALAGLAAWAIAGLVLLIFFRGWLTDHGHQNWLWTCLAGFLWGFPGLAVMMRHDANRRRRRAR, encoded by the coding sequence ATGCCGAACGAGCAGCCACCGCGGCCCGCACCACTGGACCCGCCGATGGTGCCGTTCGCCCTCGCCGGGCTGGCCGCCTGGGCGATTGCCGGGCTGGTCCTGCTGATCTTCTTTCGGGGTTGGCTGACCGACCACGGTCACCAGAACTGGCTCTGGACCTGCCTCGCCGGGTTCCTGTGGGGCTTCCCGGGCCTCGCCGTGATGATGCGGCACGACGCCAACCGACGACGTCGCCGCGCGCGCTGA
- a CDS encoding NCS2 family permease translates to MAVAPPENGTPPNPAHPRNGFDRFFEISARGSTMSREVRGGLATFFTMAYIVVLNPLILGGAVDGDGKTLPIPALAAGTALVAGLMTILMGVVGRFPLALAAGLGVNALVAYEIAPEMTWADAMGLVVIEGVIIAVLVLTGLRTAVFRAVPTQMKTAIGVGIGLFLTIIGLVDAGFVRRIPDDANTTVPVGLGIGGKLVSWPMLVFVVGLLITLVLVVRRVRGAILIGILASTVLAVIVEAIGNIGPSFVNGQPNPKGWSLNVPELPKTVVDLPDLSLLGKFNVLDSWGRAGWLVVLMFVFTLLITDFFDTMGTMVAVGQEGDLLDEQGTPPRAKEILLVDSIAAAAGGAASTSSNTSYIESAAGVGEGARTGVASLVTGVLFLLAMFLAPLVVIVPFEAASTALVVVGFLMMTAVRTIDWSDYEIAIPAFLTIVLMPFTYSISNGIGAGLITFVVVKLARGKAREVHPLLYGVAVLFVLYFLRGPIESLVL, encoded by the coding sequence ATGGCAGTAGCGCCGCCCGAGAACGGCACCCCTCCCAACCCCGCTCACCCGCGTAACGGATTCGACCGGTTCTTCGAGATTTCCGCCCGGGGCTCGACGATGAGCCGCGAGGTACGCGGTGGCCTGGCGACCTTCTTCACGATGGCGTACATCGTGGTGCTCAACCCGCTGATCCTGGGTGGTGCCGTCGACGGTGACGGCAAGACCCTCCCCATTCCCGCGCTGGCTGCCGGGACCGCGCTGGTCGCCGGCCTGATGACCATCCTGATGGGCGTGGTGGGTCGGTTCCCGCTGGCGCTCGCCGCCGGTCTGGGTGTCAACGCGCTGGTGGCGTACGAGATCGCCCCCGAGATGACCTGGGCCGACGCGATGGGCCTGGTGGTGATCGAGGGTGTGATCATCGCTGTGCTGGTGTTGACCGGTCTGCGGACCGCTGTGTTCCGCGCGGTGCCGACCCAGATGAAGACCGCGATCGGGGTCGGGATCGGTCTGTTCCTGACCATCATCGGTCTGGTGGACGCCGGTTTCGTCCGACGGATCCCGGACGACGCCAACACCACAGTCCCGGTCGGTCTGGGCATCGGCGGCAAGCTGGTGAGCTGGCCGATGCTGGTCTTCGTGGTGGGCCTGCTGATCACCCTCGTGCTGGTGGTCCGCCGGGTACGGGGTGCGATCCTGATCGGCATCCTCGCCTCGACCGTGCTGGCGGTGATCGTGGAGGCGATCGGCAACATCGGCCCGTCGTTCGTCAACGGTCAGCCCAACCCCAAGGGTTGGTCGCTGAACGTGCCGGAGCTGCCGAAGACGGTGGTGGACCTGCCGGACCTGTCGCTGCTCGGCAAGTTCAACGTGCTCGACTCGTGGGGTCGGGCCGGTTGGCTGGTCGTGCTGATGTTCGTCTTCACGCTGCTGATCACGGACTTCTTCGACACCATGGGCACGATGGTGGCGGTCGGCCAGGAGGGCGACCTGCTCGATGAGCAGGGCACCCCGCCACGGGCCAAGGAGATCCTGCTGGTCGACTCGATCGCCGCGGCGGCCGGTGGTGCGGCCAGCACCTCCAGTAACACGTCGTACATCGAGAGTGCCGCCGGTGTCGGGGAGGGTGCCCGGACCGGCGTGGCCAGCCTGGTCACCGGCGTGCTCTTCCTGCTGGCGATGTTCCTGGCGCCGCTGGTGGTGATCGTGCCGTTCGAGGCGGCTTCGACGGCCCTGGTGGTGGTCGGTTTCCTGATGATGACAGCGGTGCGGACGATCGACTGGTCCGACTACGAGATCGCCATCCCGGCGTTCCTCACCATCGTGCTGATGCCGTTCACCTATTCGATCTCGAACGGGATCGGCGCTGGCCTGATCACCTTCGTGGTGGTGAAGCTGGCCCGGGGTAAGGCCCGGGAGGTCCACCCGTTGCTGTACGGGGTGGCCGTGCTGTTCGTGCTGTACTTCCTGCGCGGGCCGATCGAGTCCCTGGTGCTCTGA
- a CDS encoding MarR family winged helix-turn-helix transcriptional regulator, which yields MMERTVTAERVPPAQLAPQLRDAITRLNRRVRQARPVGDLTVTQVSALTSLRLAGALTPRELADVERVQPPTMTKIVGKLEDRGLVRRTPHPTDGRQVILAATEGGQAVLDQFERARDEWLAHRLAALDEDERETLQRAAQILQQLARA from the coding sequence GTGATGGAGCGGACGGTGACGGCGGAACGCGTGCCACCGGCGCAACTGGCTCCCCAGTTGCGTGATGCGATCACCCGACTCAACCGACGGGTCCGCCAGGCCCGACCGGTCGGCGACCTCACGGTCACCCAGGTTTCCGCGCTCACCAGCCTGCGGCTGGCCGGCGCGCTGACGCCCAGGGAACTGGCCGACGTGGAGCGGGTGCAGCCGCCGACGATGACCAAGATCGTCGGGAAGTTGGAGGACCGCGGCCTCGTGCGGCGGACACCCCACCCGACCGATGGCCGGCAGGTCATCCTCGCGGCGACCGAAGGAGGGCAGGCCGTGCTCGACCAGTTCGAGCGGGCCCGCGACGAGTGGCTGGCCCACCGGCTGGCCGCACTCGACGAGGACGAACGGGAGACCCTGCAGAGGGCTGCCCAGATTCTTCAGCAGCTCGCTCGCGCCTGA
- a CDS encoding MFS transporter, with protein MQAKLSTMFQSLQVRNYRLFASGQLIKLIGVWMMFIAQDWLVLELSNNSATALGVVTACQFTPVLLLTLLSGRLADRYDKRVLLFVANAFWTVLALGMSVLVLTDLVQLWHVFAFAALLGTANAVETPVRQAFVSELVGTPLLPNALSLNAAVFNSARIVGPAVAGLAIAAFDVGPVFLFTALSSVAPLVNVVRMRTADLHRDALLPRDERASARVIDGLRYVSRRPDLLLPMAVMSVIGMSLFNFQLTLAALAKTVFHTGAASFGLFSTALAVGALGGALSGTGRRSRPSVWLVLGAAIACASFGTLVGLASTYWLVVALLVPTGFFMVFFAQAANQRVQLGVDAAFRGRVMALWVLVFLGTNPVGAPLIGWVAERFGAGASIWMGGLISLAAALIALTWQLRHSGARLRFRVLPMPRFYVTSTDC; from the coding sequence GTGCAGGCCAAGTTGAGCACGATGTTCCAGTCCCTGCAGGTCCGTAACTACCGCCTCTTCGCATCCGGGCAGCTGATCAAGTTGATCGGCGTCTGGATGATGTTCATCGCCCAGGACTGGCTCGTCCTTGAGCTCTCCAACAACTCGGCCACCGCGCTCGGCGTGGTAACCGCCTGTCAGTTCACCCCGGTGCTCCTGCTCACCCTGCTCTCCGGCCGACTTGCCGACCGGTACGACAAGCGGGTGCTGCTCTTCGTCGCCAACGCCTTCTGGACCGTGCTGGCGCTCGGCATGTCCGTGCTGGTCCTCACCGACCTGGTGCAGCTCTGGCACGTCTTCGCCTTCGCCGCGCTGCTCGGCACGGCCAACGCAGTGGAGACCCCGGTCCGTCAGGCGTTCGTCTCCGAACTCGTCGGCACGCCGCTGCTGCCCAACGCCTTGTCGCTGAACGCCGCCGTGTTCAACTCGGCGCGGATCGTCGGCCCGGCCGTCGCCGGCCTGGCGATCGCCGCCTTCGACGTCGGCCCGGTCTTCCTCTTCACCGCCCTCAGCTCCGTCGCGCCCCTGGTCAACGTGGTCCGGATGCGTACGGCCGACCTGCACCGCGACGCCCTGCTGCCGCGCGACGAGCGGGCGTCCGCACGGGTCATCGACGGGCTGCGGTACGTGTCGCGCCGCCCCGACCTGCTGCTGCCGATGGCGGTCATGTCGGTGATCGGCATGTCGCTGTTCAACTTCCAGCTGACCCTGGCCGCGCTGGCGAAGACGGTCTTCCACACCGGTGCCGCCTCCTTCGGCCTGTTCAGCACGGCGCTGGCCGTGGGCGCGCTCGGCGGCGCGCTCAGCGGCACCGGTCGGCGAAGCCGGCCGTCGGTCTGGCTGGTGCTGGGCGCGGCGATCGCCTGCGCCAGCTTCGGCACCCTGGTCGGTCTCGCCTCGACGTACTGGCTGGTCGTGGCACTGCTGGTGCCGACCGGCTTCTTCATGGTCTTCTTCGCCCAGGCCGCCAACCAGCGGGTCCAGTTGGGCGTGGACGCGGCCTTCCGGGGCCGGGTGATGGCGCTGTGGGTGTTGGTCTTCCTGGGCACCAACCCGGTGGGCGCGCCACTGATCGGCTGGGTCGCGGAGCGCTTCGGTGCCGGTGCCAGCATCTGGATGGGCGGGCTGATCTCGCTGGCCGCCGCGTTGATCGCCCTCACCTGGCAGCTGCGGCACTCCGGCGCCCGGCTGCGCTTCCGGGTGCTGCCGATGCCCCGCTTCTACGTCACGTCCACCGACTGCTGA
- the thpR gene encoding RNA 2',3'-cyclic phosphodiesterase, translating into MRLFVAVYPPPESVGHLGAQVARLRVGAAAAAGTNVRLADPAHLHVTLAFLGDVEAARLVEVESALGLAAEAFHDGRNAPPRFSLGGGGRFGQGRSTVLWVGLRGEVEALHVLAGLVRSRLRQARLPCDDARPFRPHLTVARPGERMDLADIEADQADLDDYQGPEWPATELLLIRSHLDPRPSRYDRLAAWPL; encoded by the coding sequence TTGCGGCTCTTCGTCGCGGTCTACCCGCCCCCCGAATCGGTCGGCCACCTCGGCGCGCAGGTCGCGCGACTACGGGTCGGCGCAGCGGCTGCCGCCGGCACCAACGTCCGGCTCGCCGATCCGGCCCATCTGCACGTCACCCTGGCCTTCCTCGGCGACGTCGAGGCGGCCCGGCTGGTCGAGGTGGAGAGCGCGCTCGGGCTGGCCGCCGAAGCGTTCCACGACGGCCGGAACGCCCCGCCCCGGTTCAGCCTCGGCGGCGGTGGTCGGTTCGGTCAGGGTCGGTCCACTGTGCTCTGGGTGGGCCTGCGAGGCGAGGTCGAGGCACTGCACGTGCTCGCCGGGCTGGTCCGGTCCCGGTTGCGGCAGGCCCGGCTGCCGTGTGACGACGCCAGGCCGTTCCGCCCGCACCTGACAGTGGCCCGGCCGGGCGAACGGATGGACCTGGCCGACATCGAGGCGGACCAGGCCGACCTGGACGACTACCAGGGACCGGAGTGGCCGGCGACCGAACTGCTGCTGATCCGCAGCCACCTCGACCCGCGACCATCGCGCTACGACCGGCTCGCCGCCTGGCCGCTCTGA